Proteins from a single region of Syntrophales bacterium:
- the lepA gene encoding translation elongation factor 4, which yields METIRNFSIIAHIDHGKSTLADRLIQHTGVCDDRNFQDQILDNMDIERERGITIKSQAITLPYRAKDGRDYVLNLIDTPGHVDFSYEVSRSLASCEGVLLLVDAAQGVQAQTLANLYLALEHDLEIIPVINKIDLPAADVERVLEQIDAELGLNPDHALRCSAKEGIGIEAILEAVVERIPPPRGNPEAPLAALIFDAQYDAFRGTVIHCRVFDGTVKSGDTIRFMYNGTTYRVEEVGRFLLSREKRPALSAGEVGYIIAGVKTVADVQTGDTITLDVRPCDAPLPGFKEVKPVVFASIYPIASDDYEDLAVALEKYRLNDASFIYEKDSSVALGQGFRCGFLGLLHLDVVQERLEREFDLSIILSVPSVRYRFTLKDGSVVDVDNPSHYPDPISIESSEEPFIRAMMMLPERYLGAVMKLCMEKRAVNSTLNYPSPGRAELTYEMPLAEVIYDFYDRFKSITQGYGSFDYDVIDYRESNLALLDILVNGEKVDALSQIVHRDRARARGVLACDRLKDEIPRQMFKIAIQGAIGGEIISRSTISPFRKDVTAKCYGGDITRKRKLLEKQKKGKKRMKMVGNVSIPQSAFLAVLKSDTD from the coding sequence ATGGAAACCATCCGCAATTTCAGCATCATCGCCCATATCGACCACGGCAAGTCCACCCTGGCGGACCGGCTGATCCAGCATACCGGCGTCTGCGACGACCGGAATTTCCAGGATCAGATCCTCGACAATATGGACATTGAACGGGAACGGGGCATCACGATCAAGAGCCAGGCCATCACCCTGCCCTACCGGGCGAAAGACGGCCGGGACTACGTGCTCAACCTGATCGACACACCGGGACACGTGGACTTCTCCTACGAAGTCTCCCGCTCTCTCGCATCCTGCGAGGGCGTCCTGCTCCTCGTCGACGCGGCCCAGGGCGTCCAGGCCCAGACCCTGGCCAACCTGTACCTGGCTCTGGAGCACGACCTGGAGATCATCCCGGTCATCAACAAGATCGACCTGCCCGCGGCAGACGTGGAGCGCGTCCTGGAACAGATCGACGCGGAGCTGGGGCTGAATCCCGACCATGCATTGCGCTGTTCCGCCAAGGAGGGCATCGGCATCGAGGCGATCCTGGAGGCCGTGGTGGAGCGGATCCCGCCGCCCCGGGGAAACCCGGAGGCCCCCCTGGCGGCCCTGATCTTCGACGCCCAGTACGACGCCTTCCGAGGCACCGTCATCCACTGCCGGGTCTTCGACGGCACGGTGAAGAGCGGGGACACGATCCGCTTCATGTATAACGGGACAACCTACCGGGTGGAGGAAGTGGGACGTTTCCTGCTGAGCCGGGAAAAGCGGCCCGCCCTTTCGGCGGGCGAGGTGGGCTACATCATCGCCGGGGTGAAGACTGTCGCTGACGTACAGACGGGCGACACGATCACCCTGGACGTCCGGCCCTGCGACGCCCCCCTTCCCGGATTCAAGGAGGTCAAGCCCGTCGTTTTCGCCTCCATCTACCCCATCGCCTCGGACGACTACGAGGATCTGGCCGTGGCGCTGGAGAAATACCGGCTCAACGACGCCTCGTTCATTTACGAGAAAGACTCCTCCGTCGCCCTGGGCCAGGGGTTCCGGTGCGGATTCCTGGGGCTCCTCCATCTGGACGTGGTCCAGGAGCGCCTGGAGCGGGAATTCGACCTCTCCATCATCCTCTCGGTCCCCTCGGTCCGCTATCGATTCACCCTGAAGGACGGATCCGTCGTCGACGTGGACAATCCGTCCCACTACCCGGACCCCATCTCCATCGAAAGCTCCGAGGAGCCCTTCATCCGGGCGATGATGATGCTCCCGGAGCGTTACCTGGGCGCCGTCATGAAACTCTGCATGGAGAAGCGGGCCGTCAACTCGACTCTGAACTACCCGAGCCCGGGACGGGCCGAGCTGACCTACGAGATGCCCCTGGCGGAGGTCATCTATGACTTCTACGACCGCTTCAAGTCGATCACCCAGGGGTACGGCTCCTTCGATTACGACGTGATCGACTACCGCGAGAGCAACCTGGCGCTCCTGGACATCCTGGTGAACGGGGAGAAGGTCGACGCCCTCTCCCAGATCGTCCACCGCGACCGGGCCCGGGCAAGAGGCGTCCTGGCCTGCGACCGCCTGAAGGACGAGATCCCCCGGCAGATGTTCAAGATCGCCATCCAGGGGGCCATCGGAGGCGAGATCATCTCCCGGAGCACCATCTCCCCCTTCCGGAAGGACGTCACCGCCAAGTGCTACGGAGGCGACATCACGCGGAAGCGGAAACTCCTGGAAAAGCAGAAAAAAGGCAAGAAGCGCATGAAGATGGTGGGAAATGTCAGCATCCCCCAGAGCGCCTTCCTGGCGGTCCTGAAGTCCGACACGGACTGA
- the hemW gene encoding radical SAM family heme chaperone HemW — MAAGLYIHVPFCRSKCAYCGFYSLPAMEWEIPGFLKALQLEAALYRRSFRSFDTVYFGGGTPSVLAPEQIGRTLEGLRNTFRIAPDAEITAEMNPADWTAADLRSVRAVGVNRLNIGVQSLDDGVLSFLGRRHTAEQALRAVRDAGRAGFKNLGIDLMYGIPGQTMEGWLETLAAAAALPVVHLSCYELSVEPDTPLARRLGKSRLEPAGESLAADFFLATSRFLAGVGFLHYEVSNFSRGPLSASHHNTKYWRHVPYLGLGPSAHSFRENRRWWNVRSLPDYLASVEAGRPPVDASEILSREQAALEARFLALRTARGLHLEGYRRRFGTDLKWEYRSLLQKLAGEGLVEMSRGFLRPTRAGMAVADRLALL, encoded by the coding sequence ATGGCCGCGGGCCTTTACATCCATGTCCCCTTCTGCCGCTCCAAGTGCGCCTACTGCGGTTTCTATTCCCTTCCGGCGATGGAGTGGGAAATCCCCGGGTTCCTGAAGGCCCTGCAGCTGGAAGCGGCCCTGTACCGACGCTCCTTCCGGTCTTTCGATACGGTCTATTTCGGGGGGGGTACGCCGTCGGTCCTCGCGCCGGAGCAGATCGGGCGGACCCTGGAAGGTCTCCGGAATACTTTCCGCATCGCCCCGGACGCCGAGATCACCGCGGAGATGAATCCCGCCGACTGGACCGCTGCGGACCTGCGGTCCGTCCGGGCCGTTGGGGTGAATCGCCTGAACATCGGCGTGCAGTCCCTGGACGACGGGGTCCTGTCCTTTCTGGGACGGCGGCACACAGCGGAGCAGGCCCTGCGGGCCGTCCGGGATGCCGGGCGGGCCGGATTCAAAAACCTGGGGATCGACCTGATGTACGGAATCCCCGGCCAGACGATGGAGGGCTGGCTGGAGACGCTGGCGGCCGCGGCGGCGCTTCCGGTGGTTCACCTGTCCTGTTACGAGTTGAGCGTCGAGCCCGACACTCCCCTGGCCCGGCGTCTCGGGAAATCCCGGCTGGAGCCGGCGGGAGAATCCCTTGCGGCCGACTTTTTCCTCGCCACATCCCGATTCCTGGCGGGAGTCGGATTTCTCCATTACGAGGTCTCGAACTTCTCCCGGGGACCCTTGTCTGCCAGCCACCACAACACGAAGTACTGGCGCCATGTTCCCTATCTCGGCCTCGGCCCGTCGGCGCACTCGTTCCGGGAAAACCGGCGCTGGTGGAATGTACGCTCCCTTCCGGATTACCTGGCGTCCGTCGAAGCGGGGCGTCCGCCCGTCGACGCCTCGGAGATCCTTTCCCGCGAACAGGCAGCCCTGGAAGCCCGGTTCCTGGCCCTGAGGACCGCCCGGGGGCTCCACCTGGAAGGATACAGGCGGAGATTCGGGACGGACCTGAAATGGGAGTATCGTTCTCTGCTTCAGAAACTGGCCGGGGAAGGACTCGTGGAGATGTCCCGGGGATTCCTTCGCCCCACCCGGGCGGGCATGGCCGTGGCGGACCGGCTGGCTCTGCTCTGA
- a CDS encoding PAS domain S-box protein, producing MSNEALYNSRITKGYIEYLKAHHPDVDVEELLDNSGITAGQIEDRGHWFTQEQVDRFQEALFATVGDHELPRKVGRYTALSAAAGDVQKLALGFMTPSRSYRMLGRIFGQASRSSTVSTKELDRNRVEVTARPKPGIHEKQYQCSNRMGTLEAIGKLFTGEYAAIEHVSCIHRGDPVCCYIVSWKRPPATFWKQVRNWSILIGFIALLALVPAMNPSHWPFLSVTYIAAVSLLSLLVKHLENREIENRLQKQGETAGDLLDRINMTYKSLLLIQEIGAANSQTLQTSQFLRTIMESMEKLLDFDRGLILLTNEDKSRLVFADGYGYSPEERGFFFMGRSFFSTSPSSKGPFVICYREQKPLFVNNIDSIRRDLSPKSLEYAKEMGVQSFICVPIAYEGEVEGILAVDNKRTKRNLTQSDLNLLLGIAPSIAFSIRLSRVYQSLKESEERFRNLSENSPDIIFTLESDGRLNYVNPAWEKILGHRPEEVLGRYFLEFVSHEDHKLYIDQFKRIRDDRFIMRDATGTILDHSGKARLFIANVAPDINSDGNVKGIVGSLKDITEQRRLEEQLNHASKMEAIGTLTGGIAHDFNNIIHALSGYNQILMRDHGTAGGWKHLESIHELTERAADLIRQLLFFSRRVESKPERMDLNKEIQSLCELLYRTIPKMIAVDFRPSGSPCTVHADPVQISQVIMNLIVNARDAMPDGGTINIRTDLVHLDDPHEAQMKFLAPGKYAWMSIQDTGMGMDRTTQEHIFEPFFTTKEAGKGTGLGLSVVYGIVKHHGGSILCSSEPGKGTEFQIYLPYCEEATEGRMLEEDRGAAIEPESSRTTILFVDDDHNLREIGQDMLQYYGYEVITADSGERALEIFRDQQDCIGLVVLDLIMPGMGGEKCMKELLNLNPDTKIVISSGCLPDAALTASIESGASGYIEKPYSFDRLNLEIERILHPSEVAPS from the coding sequence ATGAGCAACGAAGCCCTGTACAACAGCCGGATCACGAAAGGTTACATCGAGTACCTGAAAGCGCATCATCCGGATGTGGATGTCGAAGAGCTGCTCGATAATTCCGGGATCACCGCAGGACAGATTGAAGACCGGGGACACTGGTTCACCCAGGAGCAGGTGGACCGGTTCCAGGAGGCTCTGTTTGCCACGGTCGGGGACCATGAGCTCCCCAGGAAAGTCGGGCGATACACCGCCCTCTCCGCGGCGGCCGGGGACGTGCAGAAGCTGGCCCTGGGATTCATGACCCCTTCCCGTTCCTACCGCATGCTGGGCAGAATCTTCGGCCAGGCGTCCCGATCATCCACCGTCTCGACAAAAGAACTGGACAGAAACCGGGTCGAGGTGACCGCCCGCCCGAAACCGGGCATCCATGAAAAACAGTACCAGTGCTCCAACCGGATGGGCACCCTGGAGGCGATCGGAAAACTGTTCACGGGAGAATACGCCGCCATTGAACACGTATCCTGCATTCATCGGGGCGATCCCGTCTGCTGCTACATTGTCTCGTGGAAAAGGCCTCCCGCCACTTTCTGGAAGCAGGTTCGCAACTGGTCCATCCTGATCGGTTTCATCGCCCTCCTGGCTCTGGTTCCCGCAATGAACCCCTCGCACTGGCCGTTCCTGTCCGTCACCTATATCGCCGCCGTCTCCCTGTTGTCTCTGCTCGTCAAACATCTGGAAAATCGGGAGATCGAGAATCGCCTGCAGAAGCAGGGAGAAACCGCCGGGGACCTGCTGGACCGAATCAACATGACCTACAAGAGCCTGCTCCTGATCCAGGAGATCGGCGCGGCGAACTCCCAGACGCTGCAGACCAGCCAGTTTCTGCGGACGATCATGGAAAGCATGGAAAAACTGCTCGATTTCGACCGGGGCCTCATCCTGCTCACCAATGAAGACAAGAGCAGGCTGGTCTTCGCCGATGGATACGGATACAGTCCGGAGGAGCGGGGCTTTTTCTTCATGGGGCGTTCGTTCTTCTCCACCAGCCCCTCCTCCAAGGGACCTTTCGTGATCTGCTATCGGGAACAGAAACCGCTCTTCGTCAACAACATCGACTCGATCCGCAGGGATCTCTCACCCAAGAGCCTCGAATATGCGAAGGAAATGGGAGTCCAGTCCTTCATCTGCGTGCCCATCGCATACGAGGGAGAGGTGGAGGGGATCCTCGCCGTGGATAACAAGCGGACGAAACGAAACCTGACCCAGAGCGACCTCAACCTGCTGCTCGGAATCGCCCCCTCCATCGCGTTCAGCATCCGACTCAGCCGCGTTTACCAGTCCCTCAAGGAGAGCGAGGAGCGTTTCCGCAACCTGAGTGAGAACTCACCGGACATCATCTTCACCCTCGAGTCGGACGGGCGGCTCAACTATGTCAATCCCGCCTGGGAAAAGATCCTCGGCCATCGGCCGGAAGAGGTTCTGGGGAGGTATTTCCTGGAGTTTGTCAGCCATGAGGATCACAAGCTCTACATTGATCAGTTCAAAAGAATCCGGGACGACCGGTTCATCATGCGGGACGCAACCGGAACGATCCTGGATCACTCCGGGAAGGCACGCCTCTTCATCGCGAACGTCGCCCCAGACATCAACTCCGACGGCAACGTGAAGGGGATCGTCGGATCGCTGAAGGACATCACGGAACAGCGCCGTCTGGAAGAGCAGCTGAACCACGCCTCGAAGATGGAGGCCATCGGCACGCTGACCGGCGGAATCGCCCACGACTTCAATAACATCATCCACGCCCTGAGCGGTTACAACCAGATCCTCATGCGGGATCACGGAACCGCCGGAGGCTGGAAACATCTTGAAAGCATACATGAACTTACGGAACGGGCGGCGGACCTGATCCGGCAGCTCCTGTTCTTCAGCCGCCGCGTGGAAAGCAAGCCGGAACGGATGGACCTGAACAAGGAGATTCAATCCCTTTGTGAACTGCTTTACCGGACCATCCCGAAGATGATCGCCGTCGATTTCAGGCCCTCCGGGAGCCCCTGTACCGTTCATGCGGATCCCGTCCAGATCTCACAGGTCATCATGAACCTCATCGTCAATGCCCGGGATGCCATGCCGGATGGCGGAACCATCAACATCCGGACGGACCTGGTCCACCTGGACGATCCACACGAAGCGCAGATGAAATTCCTGGCACCCGGGAAATACGCATGGATGAGCATTCAGGATACCGGCATGGGCATGGACCGGACGACACAGGAGCACATCTTCGAGCCGTTCTTCACCACCAAGGAGGCCGGCAAGGGAACAGGACTCGGCCTCTCCGTCGTGTACGGCATCGTGAAGCATCACGGGGGGTCGATCCTGTGCAGCAGCGAACCCGGGAAAGGAACGGAGTTCCAGATCTACCTCCCCTACTGTGAAGAGGCGACGGAAGGGAGAATGCTGGAGGAGGACCGGGGAGCCGCCATCGAACCGGAGTCCTCCAGAACGACGATCCTGTTCGTTGACGACGATCACAACCTCCGGGAAATCGGCCAGGATATGCTCCAATACTACGGATATGAAGTGATTACAGCCGACAGCGGGGAAAGGGCTCTCGAAATATTCCGGGATCAACAGGACTGCATCGGCCTGGTTGTCCTCGACCTGATCATGCCCGGAATGGGAGGGGAAAAATGCATGAAGGAGCTCCTGAATCTCAACCCGGATACGAAGATCGTGATATCCAGCGGCTGTCTTCCCGATGCGGCGCTGACGGCAAGCATTGAGAGCGGGGCCTCCGGATACATTGAAAAACCGTATAGTTTCGACAGGCTGAACCTGGAAATCGAGCGCATTCTCCATCCGAGTGAGGTCGCTCCGTCCTGA
- a CDS encoding class I adenylate cyclase, whose amino-acid sequence MLPKTYIQNKKRYLAYNQFRKGLFAELAPKDSEAVLYLLPWMLNENHPQVPGYVPDLARPIGVYGMEGDPEIRKREASFSFLFHIDKARRKVKFKSDSWMIQGIFTIGSVGSVMQTACSDCDIWLCVDRERFGREGMSQLQQKVNLIKDWLDANIRMPVYFFLCDVEDVRKGHFGDVSGESSGSTQKNILKEEFYRTAVLIAGKIPLWWLAFDPEGDVDYRKLAADYERDVFGDYDAIDLGNLERVERDEYFGAALWQFNKALTHPLKSITKMLLLQMFLAFPSGHLLCHRFRAEVMNPVKDRSFVDPGTFTIRSIFDFNRDRDRDDFHFIQKCVYLRCDVKMHSRKAGMREELLRETFQKDPLSREEIHSLNRFKTWHFQDQVRIGNRALALLLKIYKDITRVHSNVEPSLVSPGDLRILGRKLSSCLEKKSNKVPVIHKPTDSLNQPTLVFRFSGKKWQVFPADEPETVIVEDVRIVFCIAYLVWNDLFRPGELRMLPNPTSITLQEILNLGNKIRVLFGTYDISAVDFHNFGIQEQLETMLVIANFEDTPGAGNGDSYSVLYGNNWGELFLERVGSTEAFRGTFNGRSRKERSLSVHYHVQRTSLQYEKIIERAKRMVMETLEEG is encoded by the coding sequence ATGCTTCCGAAGACATACATTCAGAACAAGAAACGATACCTCGCCTACAACCAGTTCCGGAAAGGGCTCTTTGCCGAACTCGCCCCGAAGGACAGCGAGGCCGTCCTGTACCTGCTTCCTTGGATGCTGAACGAAAACCATCCCCAGGTTCCCGGATATGTCCCTGACCTGGCCCGCCCCATCGGCGTCTACGGCATGGAAGGCGACCCGGAGATCCGGAAGCGGGAGGCGTCATTCAGTTTCCTGTTCCACATCGACAAGGCCAGGCGGAAGGTCAAGTTCAAATCCGATTCGTGGATGATCCAGGGCATCTTTACGATCGGGAGTGTCGGGTCCGTCATGCAGACCGCCTGTTCCGACTGTGACATATGGCTGTGCGTGGACCGGGAGCGGTTCGGCAGGGAGGGCATGTCGCAGCTGCAGCAGAAGGTAAACCTGATCAAGGACTGGCTCGATGCAAACATCCGCATGCCCGTCTATTTCTTTCTCTGCGACGTGGAAGACGTTCGAAAGGGTCATTTCGGCGATGTTTCCGGTGAAAGCAGCGGGAGCACCCAGAAGAATATCCTGAAAGAGGAATTCTACCGGACGGCGGTCCTGATCGCCGGCAAGATTCCCCTCTGGTGGCTGGCCTTCGATCCGGAAGGGGACGTCGACTACCGGAAGCTGGCCGCCGATTATGAACGGGACGTTTTCGGAGACTACGACGCCATCGACTTGGGGAACCTGGAACGGGTCGAGCGGGACGAATACTTCGGCGCCGCCCTCTGGCAGTTCAACAAAGCCCTCACCCACCCCTTGAAGTCCATCACCAAGATGCTGCTCCTCCAGATGTTTCTGGCCTTTCCCTCGGGCCATCTCCTCTGCCACCGCTTCCGGGCGGAGGTCATGAATCCGGTGAAGGACCGATCTTTCGTCGATCCGGGCACCTTCACGATCCGCTCCATCTTTGACTTCAACCGGGATAGGGACCGGGATGACTTCCATTTCATCCAGAAGTGCGTCTATCTGCGCTGCGACGTCAAGATGCATTCCCGGAAGGCGGGGATGCGGGAGGAGCTTCTCCGGGAGACCTTCCAGAAGGATCCCCTCTCCCGGGAGGAGATCCACAGCCTCAACCGGTTCAAGACATGGCATTTCCAGGACCAGGTCCGCATCGGGAACCGGGCGCTGGCCCTGCTCCTGAAAATCTACAAGGACATCACCCGGGTGCACTCGAACGTCGAGCCGAGCCTCGTCAGTCCCGGGGATCTCCGGATCCTCGGCCGGAAACTTTCCTCCTGCCTGGAGAAGAAGTCCAACAAGGTTCCCGTGATCCACAAACCGACGGATTCCCTGAACCAGCCGACCCTGGTTTTCCGCTTCAGCGGGAAGAAGTGGCAGGTCTTTCCGGCCGACGAGCCGGAGACCGTGATCGTCGAGGACGTCCGCATCGTATTCTGCATCGCCTACCTCGTCTGGAACGATCTCTTCCGGCCCGGGGAGCTCCGCATGCTGCCGAATCCCACCTCCATCACCCTCCAGGAGATCCTGAACCTGGGAAACAAGATCCGCGTTCTGTTCGGGACCTACGACATCTCCGCCGTCGATTTCCATAATTTCGGCATCCAGGAGCAGTTGGAAACGATGCTGGTGATCGCCAACTTCGAAGACACCCCGGGGGCAGGAAACGGCGACTCGTACAGTGTTCTCTACGGGAACAACTGGGGCGAACTGTTCCTGGAGCGGGTCGGTTCCACGGAAGCGTTCCGCGGGACCTTCAACGGACGGAGCCGTAAAGAGCGCTCCCTCAGCGTGCATTACCACGTTCAACGAACCAGCCTTCAATATGAGAAGATCATCGAGCGGGCGAAGCGGATGGTGATGGAGACGCTGGAGGAGGGATAG